Proteins co-encoded in one Arthrobacter globiformis genomic window:
- a CDS encoding acetyl-CoA C-acetyltransferase: MSEAVIVSTARSPIGRAFKGSLKDERPDDLAAAMVSAALAKLPAFDPTGDSGPGLDDLYLGCAEPSGEAGSNMARVVTILTGLDDVPAATVNRFCASSLQTLRMAFHAIRAGEGQAFVAAGVEAVSRYQDWAGAGETGAQNHNPLFEPARQRTAARAESNTPWTDPRLGGRMPDIYIAMGQTAENVAASYGVSRADQDEWAVLSQNRAEAAIASGFYAREITPYQRRDGTVVDRDDSPRPGVTLEAVSALQPVFRREGTVTAGNACPLNDGAAALVVMSYDLARDLGLEPLARIVSTAATALSPELMGMGPVEASRQALARARLDMRDIDLVELNEAFAVQVVASARELKIDPARLNVHGGAIALGHPFGMTGARMTTTLLNGLRETDGTMGLATLCVGGGQGMAAVLERLT; the protein is encoded by the coding sequence ATGTCTGAAGCAGTCATTGTTTCAACCGCCAGAAGCCCGATCGGCCGCGCTTTCAAGGGGTCGCTGAAGGACGAGCGGCCGGACGATCTGGCGGCGGCCATGGTCAGCGCGGCGCTGGCCAAACTGCCGGCGTTCGACCCCACGGGAGACAGCGGGCCGGGCCTGGACGACCTCTACCTCGGCTGCGCCGAACCGAGCGGCGAGGCGGGCTCGAATATGGCCCGCGTTGTCACCATCCTCACGGGACTGGACGACGTGCCCGCCGCCACCGTCAACAGGTTCTGTGCCTCCAGCCTGCAGACCCTCCGGATGGCCTTCCATGCCATCCGCGCGGGCGAGGGCCAGGCGTTCGTGGCGGCCGGCGTCGAAGCCGTCTCGCGCTACCAGGACTGGGCCGGGGCCGGTGAAACGGGGGCCCAGAACCACAACCCGCTGTTCGAGCCGGCCCGCCAGCGTACGGCCGCGCGTGCCGAGTCGAACACGCCCTGGACGGATCCGCGGCTGGGCGGCCGCATGCCGGACATCTACATCGCCATGGGCCAGACGGCCGAGAACGTGGCCGCGTCCTACGGGGTCAGCCGCGCGGACCAGGACGAATGGGCCGTCCTGAGCCAGAACAGGGCCGAGGCCGCGATCGCCTCGGGCTTCTACGCCCGCGAAATCACACCGTACCAGCGGCGCGACGGCACGGTGGTGGACCGGGACGACTCGCCCCGGCCGGGCGTGACCCTCGAAGCGGTGAGCGCCCTGCAGCCGGTCTTCCGCCGGGAGGGAACCGTCACGGCAGGCAATGCGTGCCCCCTCAATGACGGCGCCGCCGCCCTGGTCGTCATGAGCTACGACCTCGCCCGGGACCTGGGGCTGGAGCCGCTGGCCAGGATCGTCTCCACTGCGGCCACCGCCCTGTCCCCCGAGCTGATGGGGATGGGGCCGGTGGAAGCCTCCCGGCAGGCTCTGGCCCGCGCCCGCCTGGACATGCGGGACATCGACCTCGTGGAGCTCAACGAGGCCTTCGCCGTGCAGGTGGTGGCCAGCGCCCGCGAACTGAAAATCGACCCCGCGAGGCTCAACGTCCACGGCGGCGCCATCGCGCTGGGCCATCCGTTCGGCATGACCGGCGCACGGATGACCACCACGCTGCTCAACGGCCTGCGCGAGACGGACGGGACGATGGGCCTCGCCACCCTCTGCGTCGGCGGCGGGCAGGGCATGGCCGCGGTGCTGGAGCGCCTCACCTAG
- a CDS encoding Bax inhibitor-1/YccA family protein, which produces MALGGNPIFNGKNFRGATQAPPVPQAYGHNNYGQNQFGQPAYGQGRGPGQVMDAQSGWMSQQQNMSNDQLQQMYNRPAAGPSETGRMTFDDVIVKTAVCLAAVVAGAAVTLVVALPLASMLMIVGALGGFVLALVNTFKKQPSPALILAYAALEGLFLGGLTRILDGMYPGVGLQAVIGTLSVFAVTLVLFKSGKVRATPKAMRFFMIATIGYAVFAVINMIMMWTGAVDSPFGLRTSFEIAGIPLGVFIGLLAIGLAAFSLIMDFTSIEAGVRSGAPERFSWTAAFGLTVTLVWLYVEIIRLLAILRGDD; this is translated from the coding sequence ATGGCACTTGGCGGAAACCCGATCTTCAACGGAAAGAATTTCCGTGGAGCCACCCAGGCACCGCCTGTCCCGCAGGCGTACGGCCACAACAACTACGGCCAGAACCAGTTCGGCCAGCCGGCGTACGGCCAGGGCCGCGGCCCCGGCCAGGTCATGGACGCACAGTCCGGCTGGATGTCACAGCAGCAGAACATGTCCAACGACCAGCTGCAGCAGATGTACAACCGGCCTGCCGCCGGGCCGTCCGAAACCGGGCGGATGACCTTCGACGACGTCATCGTCAAGACTGCCGTCTGCCTCGCTGCAGTGGTGGCCGGTGCCGCCGTCACGCTGGTCGTGGCCCTGCCGCTCGCCAGCATGCTCATGATCGTCGGTGCCCTGGGCGGCTTTGTGCTGGCCCTGGTCAACACGTTCAAGAAGCAGCCCTCGCCTGCGCTCATCCTGGCCTACGCGGCCCTCGAGGGACTGTTCCTCGGCGGCCTGACCCGCATCCTTGACGGGATGTACCCGGGCGTCGGCCTGCAGGCGGTCATCGGCACGCTGTCGGTTTTCGCCGTGACGCTGGTCCTCTTCAAGAGCGGCAAGGTCCGTGCGACGCCCAAGGCGATGCGCTTCTTCATGATCGCCACCATCGGCTACGCGGTCTTCGCAGTGATCAACATGATCATGATGTGGACCGGCGCGGTGGATTCGCCCTTCGGCCTGCGCACGAGCTTTGAGATCGCCGGCATTCCGCTGGGCGTGTTCATCGGCCTGCTCGCAATTGGCCTCGCTGCCTTCTCGCTGATCATGGACTTCACCAGCATTGAGGCCGGAGTCCGCAGCGGAGCGCCGGAGCGCTTCTCCTGGACCGCCGCCTTCGGCCTGACCGTCACACTCGTGTGGCTGTACGTGGAAATCATCCGCCTGCTGGCCATCCTCCGCGGCGACGACTGA
- a CDS encoding aldose 1-epimerase family protein, protein MTSGAPSETSHSSKSNHAPTASDPHTTSRRYATGRQYELRRGDALAVVTELAGGLRWYSRGDVQLTESYGDSEIPPGATGITLAPWANRVEGGVWHLNGKKQQLDITEVSKNNASHGLLRNASYSLVAESEFAVTLEAPVFPQHGYPFLVRHRVEYSLAEDLGLEVRQTLVNDSETEAPFVLGAHPYLRIGDVPSEELTLTVDAATRLVADERLIPRSSEPVSADSDLRRGRTVGDLDLDAALTDLAFDGGIARHTLTAPDGRSVSLWQDETCPFVHVFVSRIYPGRAAAVALEPMTGPANAFNSGDSLRWLAPGDSFTITWGIRADLSGA, encoded by the coding sequence ATGACTTCCGGCGCCCCTTCCGAAACCAGCCATTCCTCCAAGTCCAACCATGCCCCGACGGCCAGTGATCCCCACACGACTTCGAGGCGCTACGCCACGGGCAGGCAGTACGAGCTGAGGCGGGGCGACGCGCTCGCCGTGGTCACCGAGCTCGCTGGCGGGCTGCGGTGGTACAGTCGCGGGGACGTCCAGCTGACGGAGTCCTACGGGGATTCCGAGATTCCGCCCGGCGCCACGGGTATCACCCTGGCGCCCTGGGCGAACAGGGTGGAGGGCGGCGTCTGGCACCTGAACGGCAAGAAGCAGCAGCTGGACATCACCGAGGTTTCCAAAAACAACGCAAGCCACGGGCTGCTGCGCAATGCGTCGTACTCACTCGTCGCCGAATCCGAGTTTGCCGTGACGCTCGAGGCGCCAGTATTCCCCCAGCACGGCTATCCCTTCCTGGTGCGGCACCGCGTGGAGTACTCCCTGGCCGAGGACCTGGGCCTGGAGGTGCGGCAAACGCTGGTCAACGATTCCGAGACCGAGGCGCCGTTCGTGCTGGGGGCGCACCCGTACCTCCGGATCGGCGATGTTCCCTCCGAGGAGCTCACCCTGACGGTGGATGCCGCAACGCGGCTGGTGGCTGACGAGCGGCTCATCCCGCGCAGCTCCGAACCCGTGTCGGCGGACAGCGACCTGCGGCGGGGGAGGACGGTGGGGGACTTGGATCTCGACGCCGCCTTGACGGATCTGGCGTTCGACGGCGGGATTGCCCGCCACACGCTGACCGCGCCGGACGGCCGCAGCGTCAGCCTGTGGCAGGACGAGACCTGCCCGTTCGTCCACGTGTTTGTCAGCCGCATCTACCCGGGCCGGGCCGCGGCTGTGGCACTGGAACCGATGACAGGGCCGGCGAACGCCTTTAACTCGGGGGACAGC
- a CDS encoding DeoR/GlpR family DNA-binding transcription regulator yields MLATQRQHLILQELDSEGTVRVAALADLLRVSEMTVRRDIDALDAEGLLLRVHGGATRAAASSALEPGFGAKSAREADAKRAIAEEALTLLRPGMTLLVSGGTTTHELARLLPRDLGLTVATNSLMVANALAAAGDGGIRTVILGGQRTPSEALVGPVAVHALDNLHADVCFMGVHGFDPKAGITSPNLLESEVNAAMITASDQLAVLADATKYGTVGLAGIAPLSAVGTLITDDRISTGSAGPAAEELLRQSVGELRLARLTAAPASQLGSSSGRSQGWERPELLPTPHNDPLPAQPTSLPDGQTPATAFKGNDA; encoded by the coding sequence GTGCTCGCAACACAGCGGCAGCACCTCATCCTCCAGGAGCTCGATTCCGAAGGGACGGTCCGCGTCGCGGCACTCGCGGACCTGCTCCGTGTCTCCGAGATGACCGTCCGGCGCGACATCGACGCGCTCGACGCCGAAGGCCTGCTGCTGCGGGTTCACGGCGGCGCCACACGCGCCGCCGCGTCCAGCGCCCTCGAACCGGGCTTCGGCGCAAAGTCGGCCCGGGAAGCTGACGCGAAACGGGCCATCGCCGAGGAGGCGCTCACGCTGCTCCGCCCCGGCATGACCCTGCTGGTTTCCGGCGGCACCACCACCCATGAGCTGGCGCGGCTGCTCCCCCGGGATCTCGGGCTCACGGTGGCCACCAACTCCCTCATGGTGGCCAACGCCCTGGCGGCGGCCGGTGACGGCGGCATCCGCACCGTGATCCTGGGCGGTCAGCGCACACCGTCCGAGGCCCTTGTTGGCCCGGTGGCAGTGCACGCCCTGGACAACCTTCACGCCGACGTGTGCTTCATGGGCGTGCACGGCTTCGACCCGAAGGCCGGCATCACCTCGCCGAACCTGCTCGAGTCCGAGGTCAACGCCGCCATGATCACGGCATCGGACCAGCTGGCAGTGCTCGCGGACGCCACCAAGTACGGGACCGTGGGGCTCGCCGGGATCGCCCCGCTGTCTGCCGTCGGCACCCTCATCACCGACGACCGGATCAGCACGGGGTCCGCCGGCCCTGCCGCCGAGGAGCTGCTCCGGCAGTCCGTCGGCGAACTGCGGCTGGCGCGCCTAACTGCTGCCCCCGCCTCCCAACTGGGTAGCAGCTCAGGGCGTTCCCAAGGCTGGGAACGCCCTGAGCTGCTGCCCACCCCTCACAACGACCCCCTCCCCGCCCAGCCCACCAGCCTCCCGGACGGCCAGACGCCGGCTACCGCGTTCAAAGGAAATGACGCATGA
- the galK gene encoding galactokinase has product MTAPATTDLEARFFAAFGRQPDGVWQAPGRVNLIGEHTDYNEGFVLPFAIDRTARVAVAVRPGSAIRLLSTYGDQGVTTADTASLEAGTAKGWTKYPLGVIWSLQQRGIDVPGLDLLLDSDVPLGAGLSSSHAIECAVISALNDLTGAGMGPEDMVLATQRAENDFVGAPTGIMDQSASLRGSKGHAVFLDCRDQSVQLVPFEAEAAGLVLLVIDTKVSHSHADGGYASRRASCELGAEVLAVKALRDVTPGDLEEASGLLDEVTFRRVRHVVTENDRVLQTVELLGQQGPSAIGDLLDASHASMRDDFEISCAELDLAVDTSRANGAIGARMTGGGFGGAAIALTPVSEEQKVRTAVVRAFAEAGYTAPDIFTVTPAAGAMRLA; this is encoded by the coding sequence ATGACCGCCCCCGCCACCACCGACCTCGAGGCCCGGTTCTTCGCCGCATTCGGCCGCCAGCCCGACGGCGTGTGGCAGGCTCCCGGCCGGGTCAACCTGATCGGCGAGCACACGGACTACAACGAGGGCTTCGTGCTGCCGTTCGCCATCGACCGGACCGCCCGGGTGGCCGTGGCGGTCCGCCCCGGTTCCGCCATTCGGCTGCTCTCGACCTACGGCGACCAGGGAGTCACGACGGCGGACACAGCTTCGCTGGAGGCCGGGACGGCCAAGGGCTGGACCAAGTACCCGTTGGGCGTCATCTGGTCCCTGCAGCAGCGCGGCATCGACGTCCCGGGCCTGGACCTGCTGCTGGACTCCGACGTGCCCCTCGGCGCCGGGCTGTCCTCTTCGCACGCCATTGAATGCGCGGTGATCTCGGCACTGAACGACCTCACCGGAGCAGGCATGGGCCCGGAGGACATGGTGCTGGCCACCCAGCGTGCGGAGAACGACTTTGTCGGCGCACCGACGGGCATCATGGACCAGTCCGCCTCGCTGCGCGGCTCGAAGGGCCACGCTGTGTTCCTGGACTGCCGGGACCAGAGTGTCCAACTGGTCCCCTTCGAGGCCGAGGCGGCCGGCCTTGTCCTGCTGGTCATCGACACCAAGGTGTCCCATTCCCATGCCGACGGCGGCTACGCGTCGCGCCGGGCGTCCTGCGAACTGGGCGCCGAAGTGCTGGCCGTCAAGGCGCTCCGGGACGTCACCCCGGGCGATCTGGAGGAGGCCAGCGGGCTGCTGGACGAGGTCACCTTCCGCCGCGTCCGGCACGTCGTCACCGAGAACGACCGCGTACTGCAAACCGTGGAACTCCTCGGGCAACAGGGCCCGTCGGCGATCGGCGACCTGCTCGACGCCAGCCATGCGTCCATGCGCGACGACTTTGAGATCTCGTGCGCCGAACTGGATCTCGCCGTCGATACCTCCCGGGCCAACGGCGCCATCGGCGCACGGATGACCGGCGGCGGTTTCGGCGGCGCCGCCATCGCCCTGACCCCGGTGAGCGAGGAACAGAAAGTGCGTACCGCCGTCGTACGGGCCTTCGCGGAGGCGGGGTACACCGCGCCGGACATCTTCACGGTCACCCCGGCGGCCGGGGCAATGCGGCTGGCGTAG
- the galT gene encoding galactose-1-phosphate uridylyltransferase — protein sequence MTHITSTHLADGRELLYFDDAGSSRPRTIEEAQDRRDLPPRGEPGEVRYDALTGEWVAVAAHRQTRTHLPPADQCPICPTTDANPSEIPAPDYDVVVFENRFPSLGPALGPVPANPGWGTTGPAFGRCEVVTFTPEHTGSFSGLSETRARTVVEAWAHRTAALSALPGIKQVFPFENRGADIGVTLHHPHGQIYAYPYVTPRAAVMGAAARRFYDDAGGRQTLTGSLLRSEGEDGSRMVLESDSFSAYVPFAARWPLEIHLVPHRQVPDLAGLTGEEKDELAHVYLDLLKRLDALYPTPTPYISAWHQAPVDDLLRPASYLHLQLTSPRRAADKLKFLAGSEAAMGAFINDTTPEQVAERLRSVTVPASPAEALAPAAPGLIEPDLIEGAHA from the coding sequence ATGACCCACATCACCAGCACCCACCTCGCGGACGGCCGCGAACTGCTCTACTTCGACGACGCCGGCTCAAGCCGCCCGCGGACCATCGAAGAGGCGCAGGACCGCCGGGACCTCCCGCCCCGCGGGGAGCCCGGCGAAGTCCGGTATGACGCACTGACCGGCGAATGGGTGGCAGTGGCCGCGCACCGGCAGACGCGCACCCACCTGCCGCCGGCGGACCAGTGCCCCATCTGCCCCACCACAGACGCCAACCCGTCGGAGATCCCCGCGCCGGACTACGACGTCGTGGTGTTCGAGAACCGCTTTCCCTCCCTGGGCCCGGCCCTGGGACCGGTCCCCGCCAACCCGGGCTGGGGCACCACGGGCCCTGCCTTCGGGCGCTGCGAGGTGGTCACCTTCACCCCGGAGCACACGGGATCGTTCAGCGGCCTGAGCGAAACCCGTGCCCGCACGGTGGTGGAGGCCTGGGCGCACCGGACGGCAGCCCTCAGCGCGCTGCCCGGCATCAAGCAGGTTTTCCCGTTCGAGAACCGCGGCGCGGACATCGGCGTCACCCTGCACCACCCGCACGGCCAGATCTACGCCTACCCCTACGTCACGCCGCGCGCCGCCGTCATGGGCGCGGCCGCGCGCAGGTTTTATGACGACGCCGGGGGGCGGCAAACGCTGACCGGCTCGCTGCTGCGCTCTGAAGGGGAGGACGGCAGCCGGATGGTGCTGGAAAGCGACAGCTTCAGCGCGTATGTTCCGTTCGCGGCCCGGTGGCCCCTGGAGATCCACCTCGTGCCGCACCGCCAGGTCCCGGACCTGGCCGGGCTGACCGGGGAGGAGAAGGACGAACTGGCCCACGTCTACCTCGACCTGCTCAAGCGCCTCGACGCCCTCTACCCCACCCCGACGCCCTACATTTCCGCCTGGCACCAGGCCCCGGTGGATGACCTGCTGCGCCCCGCAAGCTACCTCCACCTGCAGCTGACCTCCCCTCGCCGCGCGGCGGACAAGCTCAAGTTCCTGGCCGGCTCCGAGGCGGCCATGGGTGCCTTCATCAACGACACCACCCCCGAACAGGTGGCTGAGCGGCTCCGCTCGGTCACCGTTCCGGCATCCCCGGCCGAGGCGCTCGCTCCGGCCGCGCCGGGCCTTATTGAACCAGACCTCATCGAAGGAGCCCACGCATGA